TATTTCTGATAAACTATTATTAGATGGTATATCGAGCTATATACATTTCAAATATTAATCTTACACTTTTAGATTCTCTTTCATTTATTACATCTTTCTTTTATATTTAGTAGTATCCTTAATAATTTGCTGAAAGCCTAGTCTTCTATCAGTAGTAGCTGACTTAGCTTTATCCTGATAAACCTTTACTATTTCATATCCCTTAGCATAACCAAATTCCTTTATGGCTCTTATTTGAGTTTCTAAGCTTTCATCCCTCTGATTATCAGAAATATACCTTATATATGCGCAAGCCTTTCTTTCTAGACAAAACTAAATTAATTTTTATCACAAAAAATCTTATCCACCTTAGCCACTTATCCCCCTAATTACTAAAAGTATATTTAACTTCTTCCTTTGGTAATTTTGAGTAATCTATTTTAAAGTCCCTTAAATACAGAGTACCTGCAATTTTCTTATAAGTTAGCTCACTATTTAAATTAATTTTAGTAGAGTTATTTAAAGCTCTCCAAAATCTTTGTGGTGAATCAGTGCCTCTTACCGAGATACCTTCACCCTCTATCCAAGACTTATATGCATCTAGTATAGCTTTCTTAGTTTCACTACTACCTTCTTCATACACAAGGACTTCATTTAAGTAAGCTTCTACTGGATTTTGTTCTTCCTTGTAATCATTAGTTACTTTTTCTATAGCTTTACTTTCGGTAAAGTTATAATCATTATTGATAAGTCTCTCTGCTCCTTCAAGACACCAATTAAGCACACCACTTAATTCAGTGCATACCTTTTCTTTTAATTTCTTATCAATATCTTCTGGTTTAAATACTCTATTAAATGGAACTATAAGAATTTTTCTATAATACTCATGAGTATTATCTAACGTATCTGGTAATGTATTTAATAAAAATATTAACTTAATTGTAGACTTATAATTGATAAATTGTTTAATTTTTCTTAAATTGTTTAAATCTTCTTAAAATGTTTATTGTATCTCCACTTATTAATGCTTTAATATTTTCATTATTAATAGCTTCCTTGTAAACTTCATTATTTTTCTTTAAAATAGAATATGTACAAAATAAAAAAGTATAAACATATAGATGAAACATGAATATTGTAAATTAGCTTATTCCACTCTATACTATACTATTAATTTTATAGATACATGTTTTAAGTTTTCATATTGTTTCATAATATCTCTCCTTTCAAACAAAATAGCCAATAGATTAACCATAAAGCCTAAGGTTAATCTACTGGCTCTAATAATTATTCATTCCGTCGAACAAATAATTGCGCTTATTAATTTATAAACTTACACTACCAAATATGTTTAAATCTATTAATTTGAAAATATAGATAAAATATAGATAAAATTTATAAAATAAATATACTATACTTATTTCAAAAGTTTACCATGAATCACTAATCTTGCATCATCAAATTCATAAGAACAAGTTGACAATGTTATTATTTTATCATCTTCACATAAATCTATTTCACTCTTAAACATAGACTTATTTTTTATTTTTTCTAATGAATCATCTTTAGAACTACTTTTCAATTGATAACCTACGGTCTGTGTTACTTCCACACCTTCATTTCCATCTGCTAATTGATTTTTATTGTATAACAATAAGCTACACTATTAGAAATCATAGCAGTTATTAATATTCCTGTTATTACTCTTTTCATTAGCTTTATCTATTTTGATTCATCATTATATTCATTTATGACTAAACCTCCCAAGATATTATTATAAAAATAAATCTATCTATAGGAGGTTTATTAATCTAGTTGTTTGTTTTGTTAAATTTACACCTTTATTCAGAATATTTTTTTATATTTAATTTTAATTATTATATTATATAAGATTTTTTAGTTGTTTTTCTTTCTATTATTTATAAATATACCTAATAGTGATGTTAATCCTAATCCTATATATCCTAATACTCCAGCATCTCCTGTTTTTGGAGCTTCATTATCTTCATTTGGCTTTATATCTGAATCGATTCCATTAGTTGATTCTTGACTCCCCTCTATTTCTGGTACTACTACAATTCCATCTGGATTTACAGTACTTCCTCCTGGTGAAGTAATACTTTCATCTGGATTCATAGTACTTTCTGTCTCCCATTTAGCATAATAAACTTGATTTAACTTATCTAAAGCAGAAGTTGTATTTCCTGTTGTTGGTTTAAATTCCCATGAAATAAATTCATATCCATCTCTTATTGGTTTTGGTGCTATTACTAACTTATCATTTATTTCTTTTTCTATAGTAGCATCATCAAGACCTTCTATTACATTTATTTTTAAATCCGAATAAACTTTTTCACCATTTTCAAATTCTCCACCATTTGCATCTAATGTTAGACCTACTGGTAAACAAAAGTCTGCTATATAATCATAATTTTTTAACTTAGAATCTTTAGTAACAATTAGTAACTCTTTAGCATCATTTGATGAGTTATTTTCAATAATCACTCCATTAGACTCAACCGTAACATTTTTTGCAAACATATATTTCATATTATTTTCTGTAACTTTATCTAAATTAAAACTAGATAAATCTAAAACAGTAATATTATCTAAATTAGCAAACATTGCCTTCATATTTGTTACTTGTGATGTATCAAAATTACTTAAATCTAAATTGTCTAATCCAGTATTACAAAACATATATGACATATCTGATACTGATGATGTTATAAACTTATCACCAAATTTTATGTTTTTTAGGTTTTCAGTATTACGGAACATTCCTTGCATATTTGCTACTTGTGACGTATCAAAGTTGCTTAAGTCCAAGCTAACTACTGCAGTATCACTAAACATATATGACATATCTATTACTTGTGATGTATCAAAGTTACTTAAATTTAAATTTACTAAAGAAGTACAATCTTTAAACATATTATTCATCTTAGTTACTTGTGACGTATTAAAACTGCTTAAATTTAAATCTTTTAAAGAATTACATCCTATAAATAGATTTGTCATACTAGTTACTTTCTCAGTATTAAAACTACTTAAATCTAAACTGATTAAAGAACTACATCCTCTAAACATATTATCCATACTAATTACTTGTTCCGTATTAAAACTGTTTAAATTTAAACTTGTTAAAGTATTACATTCATTGAACATATATCTCATATTAGTTACTTTTTCTGTACTAAAACTACTTAAATCTAAACTTGTTAAAGAGTTACAACCATCGAACATATATGATATATTAGTTACTTGCGCCGTATTAAACCTACTTAAATCTAAACTTGTTAAAGAACTACATCCTTTAAACATGCTATTCATATCTGTTGTTTGAGAAGTAGTAAATTTATCACCAAATTTTACACTTGTTAAAGAACTACATCCTTTAAACATATGAGACATATCCTTTACTGCTGAAGTATTTAGTAGGCTTAAATCTATACTTACTAAAGAACTACACCCATTAAACATACTATTCATATTAGTTATAGTAGAAGTAGTAAATGTATCACCAAATTTTACACTTATTAAAGAACTACATCCACTAAACATATTATTCATTTTAATTACTGTTGAAGAAGCATCTAATCCGCTTAAATCTACACTTTCAAGTGCTGTATAATCTTTAAATATAGATTCTGATATATTGCTAGCTACTTGTACTTTTTTTTCATTTTTTTCTTGGAATGTTAAAT
Above is a genomic segment from Clostridium bornimense containing:
- a CDS encoding recombinase family protein; translated protein: MRYISDNQRDESLETQIRAIKEFGYAKGYEIVKVYQDKAKSATTDRRLGFQQIIKDTTKYKRKM
- a CDS encoding BspA family leucine-rich repeat surface protein is translated as MGKTNDKKKQQLKNIGTATALTLILVTSDVSILSNAMELDREVNVVSSSVGKEDLEQEVASQEINKQTTVDTFDLSNWEYKEYSKDIILNKYNGTNTDIVIPGEINGKQVKIGTMSCFSGIKSTITNLTFQEKNEKKVQVASNISESIFKDYTALESVDLSGLDASSTVIKMNNMFSGCSSLISVKFGDTFTTSTITNMNSMFNGCSSLVSIDLSLLNTSAVKDMSHMFKGCSSLTSVKFGDKFTTSQTTDMNSMFKGCSSLTSLDLSRFNTAQVTNISYMFDGCNSLTSLDLSSFSTEKVTNMRYMFNECNTLTSLNLNSFNTEQVISMDNMFRGCSSLISLDLSSFNTEKVTSMTNLFIGCNSLKDLNLSSFNTSQVTKMNNMFKDCTSLVNLNLSNFDTSQVIDMSYMFSDTAVVSLDLSNFDTSQVANMQGMFRNTENLKNIKFGDKFITSSVSDMSYMFCNTGLDNLDLSNFDTSQVTNMKAMFANLDNITVLDLSSFNLDKVTENNMKYMFAKNVTVESNGVIIENNSSNDAKELLIVTKDSKLKNYDYIADFCLPVGLTLDANGGEFENGEKVYSDLKINVIEGLDDATIEKEINDKLVIAPKPIRDGYEFISWEFKPTTGNTTSALDKLNQVYYAKWETESTMNPDESITSPGGSTVNPDGIVVVPEIEGSQESTNGIDSDIKPNEDNEAPKTGDAGVLGYIGLGLTSLLGIFINNRKKNN